DNA from Bacteroides zoogleoformans:
CTACATCAGCGGCAACGTAGGTAGCGGAACCGTGGAAGAACTTGCCAAATGGGTGGAATACATGACCTCGGAAGGCGACTCTCCGATGGCGCGTCTGCGCCGGCAAAACGGACGCGACAAAGCATGGAAGGTGAAGTATCTTGGCGTAGGTAACGAAAGCTGGGGTTGCGGCGGAAGCATGCGCCCCGAATACTATGCCGATCTTTATCGCCGCTACGCCACCTATTGCCGCAACTACGACAGCACCCGCCTCTTCAAGATAGCCAGCGGTGCCAGCGACTACGACTACAACTGGACCAAGGTGTTGATGGATCGCGTAGGCAGAGGGATGCATGGACTTTCTCTGCATTATTACACCGTCACCGGATGGAGCGGAAGCAAGGGGGCTGCCACTCAATTCAACAAGGATGATTACTATTGGACGCTCGGTAAGTGCCGTGAAATAGAAGATGTTCTGAAAAAGCACATCGCCATCATGGACGAATATGACAAACAGAAGCATGTTGCGCTGCTTCTTGATGAATGGGGTACCTGGTGGGACGAAGAACCCGGCACCGTACGCGGGCACCTCTACCAACAGAACACCTTGCGCGACGCTTTTGTGGCTTCTCTCAGCTTCGATATCTTCCATAAATATACCGACCGCCTGAAGATGGCGAACATTGCCCAGATAGTGAACGTACTTCAATCCATGATTCTGACCAAAGGCAAGGAAATGGTACTTACCCCAACTTACCATGTATTCAAAATGTACAACGTGCATCAAGACGCCACTTATATCCCTCTTGACGGAAGTTGCAAGATTATGAACCTGGAAGGTAAACGCAACCAAAACCGCAAGTTGCCTATGTTGAGCGCCACTGCTTCACGAGACAAGAATGGCAAGATACACATCTCCATGTCCAACATTGATGCCGACCAGGCTCAGGAAGTAACCATCAACCTGTCGGGT
Protein-coding regions in this window:
- a CDS encoding alpha-N-arabinofuranosidase, with the protein product MRNKLIISGLMLAASLTASAQESATLTLQADKGEQIIPKEIYGQFAEHLGTCIYGGLWVGEASDIPNINGYRTDVLNALKELKVPVLRWPGGCFADEYHWMDGIGPKENRPKMVNNNWGGTIEDNSFGTHEFLNLCEILGCEPYISGNVGSGTVEELAKWVEYMTSEGDSPMARLRRQNGRDKAWKVKYLGVGNESWGCGGSMRPEYYADLYRRYATYCRNYDSTRLFKIASGASDYDYNWTKVLMDRVGRGMHGLSLHYYTVTGWSGSKGAATQFNKDDYYWTLGKCREIEDVLKKHIAIMDEYDKQKHVALLLDEWGTWWDEEPGTVRGHLYQQNTLRDAFVASLSFDIFHKYTDRLKMANIAQIVNVLQSMILTKGKEMVLTPTYHVFKMYNVHQDATYIPLDGSCKIMNLEGKRNQNRKLPMLSATASRDKNGKIHISMSNIDADQAQEVTINLSGTTAKKAVGEILTAPNLTDYNSFEKPDNVKPAPFKEVKVNKGVLKIKLPAKSIVTLELQ